Proteins found in one Oncorhynchus masou masou isolate Uvic2021 unplaced genomic scaffold, UVic_Omas_1.1 unplaced_scaffold_11785, whole genome shotgun sequence genomic segment:
- the LOC135529539 gene encoding copine-4-like, translated as MGLNYSTKIPSHLCALLLVMCPQIPRVLQKYMTVSVTVCVLFCVFPTYVYGCAGIQGVVEAYQTCLPKLQLYGPTNIAPIIQKVASSASQEMHTKEAMQYFILLILTDGVITDMADTREAIVQASHLPMSIIIVGVGSADFSDMQMLDGDDGILRSPKGEPCLRDIVQFVPFRNFKHGSPAELAKTVLAEVPNQVVDYYNNKGIKPKVPSEFEASGHSPLRGGPTHSIWKAPYAD; from the exons ATGGGTCTCAATTACTCCACAAAGATACCTTCACACCTGTGTGCATTGCTGTTGGTTATGTGTCCCCAAATACCCAGAGTTCTCCAAAAGTACATGACTGtgagtgttactgtgtgtgtgttattctgtGTTTTTCCAACATATGTCTATGGGTGTGCAGGTATCCAAGGGGTGGTGGAGGCCTATCAGACATGCCTTCCTAAGCTTCAGCTCTACGGCCCCACCAACATCGCCCCCATCATCCAGAAAGTAGCCAGCTCCGCTTCACAGGAAATGCACACCAAGGAGGCCATG CAGTACTTCATTCTGCTCATCCTAACGGACGGAGTGATCACAGACATGGCAGACACCCGCGAGGCCATTGTCCAAGCCTCCCACTTGCCCATGTCCATCATCATTGTAGGTGTGGGAAGTGCTGACTTCAGTGACATGCAGATGCTGGATGGAGATGATGGAATCCTTCGCTCGCCCAAAGGGGAGCCCTGCCTACGAGACATCGTCCAGTTCGTCCCCTTCCGCAACTTCAAACAT GGCTCACCTGCAGAGCTGGCGAAGACTGTCTTAGCAGAAGTGCCCAACCAGGTGGTTGACTACTACAACAACAAGGGCATCAAGCCCAAAGTGCCCAGTGAGTTCGAGGCTTCAGGACATTCGCCCCTGAGAGGAGGCCCAACACACTCGATATGGAAAGCACCTTACGCTGACTAA